In Vigna unguiculata cultivar IT97K-499-35 chromosome 3, ASM411807v1, whole genome shotgun sequence, a single genomic region encodes these proteins:
- the LOC114175263 gene encoding glucan endo-1,3-beta-glucosidase-like — translation MAETQPSSRHSFLLLLACTLFQQLYASNTKIGINYGTVADNLPPPSTVATFLKSKTTIDHVKIFDANTDILHAFAGTGISVTVTVANAAIPSLSTLPGAQAWLSQNILPFLPDTAVTRISVGNEVVESNDKTLIINILPAMKSLHEALSLANHTTVQVSTPHSLGILASSEPPSAASFLPSHDKAIFAPMLDFLRRTKSPFMVNPYPFFGIAPTVPETVNYALFRPNSGVWDEGTSVNYTNMFDAQMDAVFTAMKKLGYDDVELVVAETGWPSVGELNEGGVSFDNAASYNGNLIKHVNSGKGTPLMPGRTFETFIFSLFNENLKPTVSERNYGLFYPDLTPVYDVGVFTSRSSPTFAPTFGPTSRLAYGPTTLTPLEAPSSSSSSLKKKWCVPKEDASETDLQANIDFVCKSSGIECGPINDGGQCFEPNTIRSHATYAMNAYYQASGGNDLDCDFGNTGRITYTDPSSQDCTYPDAATWLKATKPDTAGSLTRAFHNKNDDEKDAIIAKQRRKIYDVEKSLRVYKKKDPIVSRSGLNCWCNEHCNDFCNMWRAQAMGNRRRRNTVGADDIAQAIHLMVDAMQPISAPPRAIVAPTRPVTMEDFMKHRPTKFSSKASPDEADA, via the exons ATGGCTGAAACTCAACCATCTTCACGTCACTCCTTTCTGCTTCTCTTAGCATGCACCCTTTTCCAACAACTTTACGCATCCAACACTAAAATCGGAATCAACTATGGCACGGTGGCAGACAACCTCCCACCGCCCTCAACGGTGGCCACCTTCCTCAAATCTAAAACCACCATCGATCACGTCAAAATCTTTGATGCCAACACTGACATCCTCCACGCCTTTGCAGGCACCGGAATCTCCGTAACCGTCACGGTAGCGAATGCCGCCATCCCCTCTCTCTCAACGCTTCCTGGTGCGCAAGCTTGGCTCTCCCAAAACATCTTACCATTCCTTCCGGACACTGCCGTGACGCGTATCTCCGTCGGGAACGAGGTCGTGGAAAGCAACGACAAAACATTAATCATCAACATTCTTCCAGCTATGAAATCCCTCCACGAGGCTCTCTCACTTGCCAACCACACCACTGTCCAAGTCTCCACTCCTCACTCGCTTGGGATTCTAGCATCGTCGGAGCCTCCCAGCGCTGCCTCGTTCCTTCCTAGCCACGACAAAGCCATCTTTGCACCAATGTTGGACTTCCTTCGACGAACCAAGTCCCCCTTCATGGTGAACCCCTATCCTTTCTTTGGTATTGCCCCAACTGTACCCGAGACTGTGAACTACGCGCTCTTTAGACCAAACAGCGGAGTTTGGGATGAGGGCACATCGGTGAACTATACGAACATGTTCGACGCGCAAATGGATGCGGTTTTCACGGCAATGAAGAAACTAGGCTATGATGATGTGGAATTAGTGGTGGCCGAAACGGGTTGGCCCTCTGTTGGTGAGTTGAACGAAGGGGGTGTGAGTTTTGACAATGCGGCATCGTATAACGGGAATCTCATCAAGCACGTTAACTCTGGCAAAGGGACCCCTCTTATGCCTGGTCGGACTTTTGAGACTTTCATCTTCTCTCTGTTCAATGAGAATCTGAAGCCCACAGTTTCTGAGCGTAATTATGGCTTGTTTTATCCTGATCTTACCCCCGTTTATGACGTCGGCGTTTTCA CATCTAGATCTAGTCCCACATTTGCACCCACATTTGGACCGACATCTCGACTCGCATATGGTCCCACAACATTAACACCATTAGAGGcaccctcttcttcttcatcgtCTTTGAAAAAGAAATGGTGCGTGCCAAAAGAGGATGCGAGTGAAACAGATTTGCAGGCTAACATTGACTTTGTTTGTAAAAGCAGTGGAATAGAGTGTGGGCCCATTAATGATGGTGGGCAATGCTTCGAACCCAACACAATTAGGTCTCACGCGACATACGCCATGAACGCATATTACCAAGCATCTGGTGGTAATGATTTGGACTGCGATTTTGGCAACACTGGACGCATCACTTACACCGACCCTA GTTCCCAGGATTGTACGTATCCAGATGCCGCTACTTGGTTGAAGGCCACAAAACCCGACACAGCTGGCTCACTAACACGAGCCTTTCACAATA AAAatgatgatgagaaggatgccATCATTGCTAAGCAAAGGAGAAAGATTTATGATGTGGAGAAATCACTGAGAGTTTACAAAAAAAAGGATCCAATTGTTAGTAGGAGTGGTTTAAATTGTTGGTGCAATGAACATTGTAATGATTT CTGTAATATGTGGCGCGCGCAAGCTATGGGTAACAGAAGGAGAAGGAACACCGTTGGAGCTGATGACATAGCTCAGGCGATACATCTCATGGTGGACGCGATGCAGCCCATATCAGCGCCACCCAGAGCTATAGTGGCACCTACCAGGCCGGTAACTATGGAGGATTTCATGAAGCATAGGCCGACCAAGTTCTCTAGCAAGGCATCTCCTGATGAGGCAGATGCCTAG